AGGAATTTCAAGAACTTTCTACCAGATTTTCAACTCCTTCTCTCTGTATATAATTACTTCACAGTCTCTTTGCAtaaattcatctttttcactttgaaatatttctttggtCAGTTATGTATCTTCCCTATGACTTATAGTACAGAAGAGACAAAAATGCCTTCACTGTTCCGTTAGGAGTGTTGTTGGTTTGTAGTTTTTAGCAAACTTTTGATGTAATCTGGAAGCAGCATGGGTTCTGTATATGCAGTTAATTAATGCAAAAACACGCTACTGAATGGATTAATGAACACGTACTGCTCAGAATCCCAAGAAGCTGGGATTGAGGTAACTGAGCGCCTTTACAGAGGGATGGGTTGCCTTTGTCACGTATCAGACTATATGTGTGGGTAGTTCAAGAGAagataaatgaaacaaacagaGAGCTCCTGAAGAGAGAACCCTGAAGAGACTTCAGAAAAGGAGCCCCAACACAAAGCATAGAGAACTAGAGCAGTTTAGTCAACTGGGCTGTGGCAGTTTCAACCCTGAAAAACCCTAAAAACTAGAAGAATGAATGAGAAAGTAAAATAGAGGTGAGAGAAGAACTTCAGCTGCTTATGAGGGGGAAAATCTGTTTGACCCGTGATTAGAAAGCATTCTTGCAGGGGTGCGTATGAATTTAAGAATTGTCACTTGTGGAGCAGTTTTGAGCTCATGAAACAGCAGTGGTTTTTATGGAACAACTCTGAATGCATCATTCAGCAGATAGATGCTGCAAacttttgttctgtgtttgaCTCTAATGTTCTGCCTTGTTTAGCAAATGTCAGCATAAACCAGAGATGTGCAGAAAGGGTGAGCCAGGAAGAAGTGGGGTGGAGGCATCGTATGTGTGAGAACTATGAGGATTGGGTGGAGTGACTAGTGAGAAATCTTATTTGTTTTGCAACATGTCACCGTTTGGTGATGGTATGCAGTTGTAACTAAAATGTTGTTTTGTGACTTCTGGGTTGTTTCTTATGTTGAGGAAGGATTTATGGTAACAATCATTACTTGACAGTTTCACTGAGAGTTGAGTGACTCGGAAGTGTTGAAGCAGTTAAACACTGTAAAGTTTTAAACTAAACTTCACTGTGATCTCTCCGCAAAAGAGTAGTGCggatgtttaaaattaaaaaaagtagaaaggTGGAAACCATACGTAAATGTgttgattttattaaaaagaaatcattccAGGAGACCTCATTAAGCCAGGACGATATTCTAAAAGTGAATATACATGTTGACAGCTACACCCGTAAATTTGAAAACTGCAAACATGTTCAGCATAAAAGCCATTTTTGAAAAAAGCTGTTGCTCTGCCCTTGTACTAATTTAAGAATTGTTCTTTCATTCTGATCTTTATAGTTTCTCTTCACATATATAACTGGGacagtttaaaaaatactttgcagAATCTTTCATGATGTCACAAACTTCATAATGcagatgattatttttaaaagcatatacATTTGAAGTGTTAAATAAGCTCAATAACACCAttcttttctaaagaaataaaatgaactgtCCTTAGGCTGTACCTCTTGCAAGGAATCTCTGTTTCCCAGGAGCAGGAATGTTAGTTTAAATATCTTGACTGCAGCATTTGTCTTGGGGAATAGGTTCTCTTGTTCTATTAATGCTGTGTCTGAACACACAAAATGTTCACCGTGAGCATGAGGCACTTCTTTCATTACCCGTGTGTCAGGGCACATCCATGGTATGGGCATTTTCAAGTTGGTTTCACGAAAATAGAGACTTGCATTAGCCCTGCTTGAAGAAAGTGTAGCTGGCACAGGAAGGCATTCTGCCTATGGACACAGACTTCACTGAGGAATAAGGTGCAACCAGTTGTGACCTTAGGCCTGTTTTCTCATCAGtgtgggaggaaggaggaggaaaggttCTTTTGGACCACTCTGTGTAGGTGGAAAGAAGATGATATTCAGAAGCtagaagaattttaaatgaagattgGTAATGAGAAATCCCACCTCAAAGAGTAtgggaaaataacaaaaactcTTTAGCTGACTGAAAGGAACTGAGCAAGGATTAGATTTGGAGTTGGAATAGTTCTTggaaagaaacataaaatgtgaatttttgtttttccaaatttgAGTAggcaagaatttttttcttactgctcaTGTCTATTTTTTTGCATGATCTGATCACTAATTTTTGTCATATTCAGCAGGTAGCTTGTAAATCTTCTGTGGTCCTACTTTGTATTTGCTTGAGAAGGTATTGTGTTTCAGCTTACACGTGTGTGTTACCTTAACTCTTCTCACAATTACTAATGTGTTGTTTTCACTACTGCATGAAACAATGTGAAGATAACcttgaattaaaatatttaaaatagaaaaaatattcctCTGACTTCCTGTCTGAGTGCTGTTGTAATAAAGAGTGGGACAGACAAAGACGATGGAGCTTTGTCATTTGAAATACATCAGTAACTTGCCAATAGAAGCAGTGCTTAGAATAAAGATTTTGATATGTGGACCGAACTCTGTCATCATATAGCAGTTCAAAAATTTTGATCGGTAGACAGTATGTTTACTTTGATAATAAATGGAAGACTGAGGTAGAACTGTAAGGTGAATCCTCAAGGATTCACATTAATACATGCATGCTCAAATATTGATGAGATTCCAGTTAAGACCTTGTCTTAACAGCCAGAAATACAGCTTTGCTGCTGAAGGGCTGTCAGGCATGttgcactgcagaaatgaaatctgtACAGAGCAAAGTTGTAAAAGGTACGGAGTTCCCAGACAAAACTGACACAGAATCTTTCTAATGAGATTAATTGCTGACATAATTGTACTGTTTCTGGCCTCTTTCAATCTAACTGAACATAAGCTCCTTAAACGGGCTTTTTATTAGTGAGTATTAGTGAAACCATCTGGTAAAGGAGAATCTGTTTGTGCAGAGCACTGCGTTATTTCTAATTAGTGTTCTcaaacagattttcatttctctgataATAAATGTATATGTTATCTGTGGGAAGAGGAGCAAGAATAAATTCGTTATCTAAATCAAATGCATTAGTCAGCAGCACTTCTGTCAGTCCAAAACATGGGAAAACATGAATGCTTTGGAATTAGATTCCTGTTTCAGTTTTACATTTTGTACCACATTCTGCTCTGTATCTTCCCTATAAAAAGGGGCATGGAAACAATCTGCAATAGGaatgcataaaaataatttttcttttagataacaaataatattaaaaacaacatgTGCGTACAAACCAAAGGATTCTTACATGCCTCTGAGATGCTTCATATATAGTAGAAAAATGTGAGACTTAGAGAAGTAGTGGGTTTGGCACTTTCTCTACAGCTGAAACTTCCAAAATCCAAAATAATGACCTGCATCATGGATTTTCAATAGGAATCTTGCCTGTATCTTTTCAAGGTTTTTGAACTTGAACCAGAGCCAATAACAGATGCAGACAAGGGCATCTGGCAGGTTAGGAGAAATGGCTGTGGCAGGGAAAGGACCAGAGTGGTGCTATAAAGATAAACAATGTGGGTGTTGAAGAAGGGAATGAAAACAGTGCAGACTACAGTCCTTAACTACTATACTCCGACATAAACACTTGTATATTTTTGTTAGAAAACATCTTCAGGAGAAGGGAGAATGATAAAAGCTTACACGTCacaaatatggaaaaaatatagcAAGTAAAATTTCCTCTGCTAACTGACTGGCGTTAGAGTTTTCTTCAGAGGTAGCCAAGAGCAAGAGCTAAGAGCACTTAAATCTGTGTGAGGAAGGACCAGAAATCTGTGTATCTGGTTCATGGAATATCTTCTGCCAATTTATTTGCTACTGATctccagaaggaaaagaattgtgtgtgtgtgtgacacaTAAGGATCAAGTAAGGAAGTGTATTTTGACTTGTTTGCTTCATGCTGAACATTAGCTAAACTGGTTCTAAGATGGTGAACTCATAAGAATTGCAGAGAACTTGAACAAGTGTTAGATAAGACTACTGGTGAACAGCATAGAAAACTATGGAAATTTCTGAAGTATAACCTATGTACAACATACATACCAACAGTGTGTACCAGTGTACCAAAAAATCAGTATCTTTTAAANNNNNNNNNNNNNNNNNNNNNNNNNNNNNNNNNNNNNNNNNNNNNNNNNNNNNNNNNNNNNNNNNNNNNNNNNNNNNNNNNNNNNNNNNNNNNNNNNNNNcattttcccttttttttttttttttttgagtgatgTATAGCACTTTGTGTTTCGTATTGCTTAAATTGTGTAAAAATTGCTTGTTGCCACGATCCAttatagtgattttttttttaagcttttaatGTAGTTCTTGCTGTTAAAACACCTAAGatgtatatttgcttttatGAGGATTcacaaaaatgctgttttctgatATTGCTGATAAGCATGGCTGCAAAATTACACTTAGTATACTGACTGTATTTATACTGTCTGTTACAAAAAGCTAATGATAGCCAGCTGCTACTTTCATAATGGCTCTGGAAGCCATTATTGATTGTGTCTCCTCTTGCACAGCCACATGCAATATAGCTTATGTAGATTCTAATGCCAAATATATAAAGGGGAGCAAGCATGGTACAGTTTTTATACTTGACTATAATTTGtgaattaaagagaaaatttgATAAACTCAAGAATTAAATGATCAAGCTGATGAACATGTTTCATAAAGGAAGTATTTTCAGGTTTCACAGTCCTGATTAATTTGTAGCCATGCCAGCAGCAAGAAGTTCCCTCTTCTCTCTTAGGGTCAGGCAATCTCTTATTTTGCCCTGTTATTTTACTTTTGCCAAGTTCCTTACATGTCTTCGACAACTTAATAATAGTTACTTAACACATACAAGTAGAATTTATGTTAAAAGTATGTATTCATCATCTATCCCAGTACTGCAAATAAGATGATTTGTCCTGCCAGACTGAAATTTAGTTTTGTGGCAGCGTATAGGGGTGTACCTGGGGTACAATGAGTTTTGCTGTTGTGGGAAACATTGCAGatatttgaaatgctgtttATAAAACACAACATTTACTCAGAAGCTCTGTCTTAAAACATGGatcattaattaaaataataaaacagagaaacaaactaaatctatttttctcttttgcagagaagtatttctgaaaattctttAGTTGCAATGGATTTCTCAGGACACAGAAGTAGAATTATAGAAAATCCAACAGAAGCACTTTCAGTTGCAGTTGAGGAAGGATTAGCCTGGCGGGTATAAACATCTTTGTTTTATCAGAATAGtgtttctgattttaatttacttttttaagaagaaagtattgaaatcatttttaattctctctcACACAGAGAAGAGGGTGCCTACGGCTCAACTCACATTGTAGTCCTATTGCCATATCTAACATGGGTATGTTTGAGTTATTTCATTACCGAAAAAATGCAGTAGTTGTTTCAATAAAGacaacatatatttttaaaatatctttatttctaCAGCTATTCACAGAACTCAGTCATGGTTTCATCATAAAATCTCTAGAGATGAAGCTCAGAGACTTATTTTACAGCATGGGCTTGT
Above is a genomic segment from Meleagris gallopavo isolate NT-WF06-2002-E0010 breed Aviagen turkey brand Nicholas breeding stock chromosome 7, Turkey_5.1, whole genome shotgun sequence containing:
- the LOC104911706 gene encoding growth factor receptor-bound protein 14-like, giving the protein MDFSGHRSRIIENPTEALSVAVEEGLAWRRRGCLRLNSHCSPIAISNMAIHRTQSWFHHKISRDEAQRLILQHGLVDGVFLVRDSQSNPRTFVLSLSHGLKIKHFQIVPVSKIFSFHLQL